A genome region from Penaeus monodon isolate SGIC_2016 chromosome 14, NSTDA_Pmon_1, whole genome shotgun sequence includes the following:
- the LOC119580611 gene encoding carboxypeptidase B-like: MSCSLSQKLADEDVAFEVQSRDLSQLLLTPLPYGQIVELPKGVVTFDRYMNYKEIMSYIEELPSKYPDKVNLEELGRSNEDRPIYLITINRNNNSRKTEKPVIFIESGAHAREWVSPASALYLVERLLESPSLLRNAEWRVVPLLNPDGYVYSWNHDRLWRKNRVPSSDPQCFGVDLNRNFAYHWGEVGSSTKPCSAIYQGPHPFSEPETQALRDAVLEVQNRTKAYLSLHSYGQLFLYPWGYTTAVNHSKTGELVTMAEGMARKIKSASGANYTISGNTGIFLIAGASDDWVASLGVPFVYTMELRDTGNSAFHLPEELIASTGEDLWAAMKYLGRQLEKKKKRKRN; this comes from the exons ATGAGCTGCTCACTTTCACAGAAACTAGCGGATGAGGACGTGGCTTTCGAGGTCCAGAGTCGAGATCTCTCTCA ATTGCTGTTGACCCCTCTTCCTTATGGCCAAATAGTGGAACTCCCGAAGGGCGTCGTTACTTTTGATCGCTACATGAACTACAAAGAA ATAATGTCATACATAGAAGAATTACCCAGCAAGTACCCAGATAAGGTTAATTTAGAGGAGCTTGGTCGTAGCAACGAGGACAGACCCATATACCTTATCACAATTAATAGGAACAATAACTCTCGCAAAACTGAGAAGCCTGTCATATTCATTGAATCAG GGGCGCACGCGAGGGAGTGGGTGTCCCCGGCCTCGGCGCTGTACCTGGTGGAGCGCCTGCTGGAGAGCCCGTCCCTCCTGCGCAATGCCGAGTGGCGCGTCGTCCCGCTGCTCAACCCCGACGGCTACGTCTACTCCTGGAACCAT GACCGTCTGTGGAGGAAAAACCGGGTCCCCTCGTCTGACCCTCAGTGTTTCGGCGTCGATTTGAACAGGAACTTTGCATACCATTGGGGAG AGGTTGGCAGTAGCACTAAGCCCTGCTCTGCCATATACCAGGGTCCTCATCCATTCAGTGAACCCGAGACACAAGCGCTTAGGGATGCTGTCCTTGAAGTTCAGAATAGAACCAAG GCCTATCTGTCGCTTCACTCATACGGGCAATTGTTCCTGTATCCTTGGGGTTACACCACAGCAGTCAACCACTCTAAAACAGGAGAACTG GTGACCATGGCAGAAGGAATGGCAAGGAAGATAAAGTCTGCAAGTGGAGCAAATTACACCATTAGTGGCAATACAGGCATAT TCCTGATAGCAGGAGCCTCAGACGACTGGGTGGCGAGCCTGGGCGTGCCCTTCGTATACACCATGGAGCTCAGGGACACAGGGAATTCAGCCTTCCATCTTCCTGAAGAGCTGATCGCCTCAACG GGAGAAGACCTCTGGGCAGCCATGAAATATCTTGGAAGGCaacttgagaagaagaagaaacgcaaGAGGAACTAA